CTTGCATGCGGTGTCTCCCCTGGCACAACAGCTCCAGCACCACACAGTTCAGAGCTGAGGTCAGGCAGAATTGGAGTCTGGGTAAAGAGAGGAGCAACATGAaagcctggagcagcacagcaagtAGCAAGAAGTGGTGAACAAAGGGAGCAACACAGAACTCGGTCCTACTGAGGATGCTGTGGGAGGAAGAAAAGCTATGGTTATGGGTCTAGCAGGGAATGAATATGTTCTGCCAAGGAAAGAAGGTGGATGTCTAGGCCTGGTTTTAAAGGCATTAGCCAGTTGATAAAAACTTCTCAGAGAAGCTCACAGGGGCACTAAACAACAATAATTAAGGCTCTACATTCCCAGagtcctctttttttttatgctcTTGGTAATCCTGAAGCCAAGGGGACAAGGGAATGTAGCACAATGAGCTCCATGGCTGACAGACTGAGTAAATGTAAGAGTGTTccaaaactcagaaaaaagGAGCTGTGATTCCAAGCCTCTGAAGTGCTAAATCACCAAATGCAAACTACAGCAAGTTCCACCAAAAATGCAGCCATCAATACAACAGGTTGTTTATAACAAACCAAAGCTGACAGAATAAAGGATGGAGGTTGAGGGACGTCTGCACTGCATGCCAAggtttttctaaaaatattgtACACCTGCCATTTGTTGTGCACACTGATCATATTTTGTCTATGACGTAGAGAACTTGTAGTTCCAAAGGGGATGCGGTTTATGTTCCTGAGTCTTAatgctttttcccttctgtaAGGCAAAACTCCTCACTAAAATAAAGCCAAGAGGACAAAAGTCATACAGGCACTGCCACGGTAACAGTTTAACTGTTCCTCTCACTGATCTTTGGAAACAGTCTCTTCAGCAGGATTTAAAGTTCTGGCACTTCAATTTAGCAAATTTTTTATGTAACTCATGAAGGGAATGCAGCCAACTCTGTACACTCAATTTAAATCAACTTGCTGATGATATAAAAAAGAGTGCTGAACCACCGGTTTGCTTCATCTGCTCCAAAACTACCAACACAAACCCTGAGGTATTTATTCCTGAAACGTTAATAGAACAGTCTAGGGCATCAGATCAGTACATGAACTCTGCTTTGACCCCATGTCAGTCCAAAGAGCTGATTTAACAACTCGTTGTTTGGTTACTTGATAGTTCAGAATGTAGCTGGGCTTTTTGCTCCCACAAGGCTTTTGCAGGTTGGgatgcagtgggagcagagagtGCAGCACTGGGGGATcatctgtcctggctgtgcacCAAGAGATTGTACAAGCAATTTTCAGCAGCTTTCTAATTTTGCATCATCAAAGAAGGATGATCCTTCCATGGCttatagaaccatagaatgatttgggttggaagggaccttgataGCTCACCTAGTCCAACTCCCCACAATGAGCAGAGACAGCTTCAATTAAATCAGgtggctcagagccccatcctcAATATGTATGAATTACCTGAGCCGAAATTGAGAACTGCAGAACTTGTACTCATCAACCTGCAGTGCCAGGCCCTGGACTCAGCTCCAGGGGCCCTGGAGAACAGGACACAACAAAGGAGCACTACTCTGTGAACTCCACCCACAATTCAGGTTTCCACAGCAGAAATAACCAGAGCAGTTCAAGTTTGGTGGCCATTACCAGACTCCTTATCAAGAGAGAGGTCTGTTCCCTACCCACAGAATGAACACAGTACAGACTGTAGTTGTCCCCTGAACTTTCTGTGCAGCCATACTGGAGCCTCTGAGCAACTTCAGGGATCCTAGAGAGCAATTTTGAAAAGTTATTGACTTGTGCTGAATTAAGTGAGCCCTACAGATCAAAGTACCTTGAACTTGTGCTTGGGTGGGAACCTGGAGTGATGTGATAAGAGGCACTAAGCAGCACTGAGGGGGTCTCATATTTCTACCCTTTCCTTCACTGTAAATTAAAGTAACTTTCCAAGGTTTAACCCACACTAGGAATTCTAAGGAAGTAAACTGCATGTTCACGtgagaaaatacaaaagaatttGCACACCTGAGCAAATGCTTCCTTTTCCCCGTTATGTCCCTTTGATCCAAGCAAGTACATTTACCTGACAGCTGAATACTGGGTGTGCACAAATGACCCCAGCGACTGACCTGGCACTCGGTGAGAACAGAATGTTACAACGTGAATGTTTGGTCTCAGAAGTTTATCACAGAACCTCAGCAGAAGATAAATAACTGGGTGGCAGACTGAACACAAAGCAGGCATCTCTCATTCCTCtaagaagattaaaaaatcaTTCACGCTTAAAGGTTAAAAATcattaaagcaaaaaatctCCACACTTGCATTGAGAGAACTTGAAGTTCTCTTTTTGACTTGTCTCCTTTCAAAGCACCAGAACTAAACCCTGCTTGTCAAATCTTTGTATTGAAAGGTGCTGCAAAAATGTGTGTTCCAATAGATTTTTCCTTGCACGGCCCATCAGACACAGAGGTGGTTGCAGTGGAAAGGAACACATCAGCCTGGGAAAAGGATAAGCTTGCTGACCTTTAAACAAATGATCTCAGTTTAAATTACAGGAATAGAAATATTACAGAAGACATGAAGAGTCTCCCCTGTCAGAGTTGCTCAGCCTCTTGGGCAGTTTAGGTATCGTGCTGTAAATAGTAAAACAGTAGTAAATATTAAAGTCTAGGCATTCATATAGGAACAATACACAGAGCTGGCATTCTCTGTTTTCCAGCAATTGATCCAGCATTTTTCTAATTCCTCTTAAAAGCAAAATCATCCACTTAAAATAAGGTACCAAGCGATGCACTTTTAAGTGCTGTCcgcagctgtgctgtgagcgGAAAGATAAATCAGACAGCAAACTCAATGAAAGGGAGCCAGTTAAACAGAGACAGATGAATGCCAAAAAGCCCTTTTGCTGCATTATTGCTTTTGAACTGGTTGTCATGGCACTGGAAATGGATACCACTATCAGCCTCCCACCTCTGCCCAGCCAGCTCTTCCCAGCCACTGCCAAAAGCAGAGAGTTTGCACTGCTGTGaaaagcacaggctgctgccacTACGGCTCCACTCCCACCAAAGACAGGGGTGTGCATGGAATTGCACCTTTTGTCACATTAAGTGCATCCAACAAGAAAAGACTGACCTTTGGTCTCAAATTCCAGTGTCAGAACACTGAAGTTCAGGTCATTTTAATCCTGTGCTCTGTCTGTAGCTCACAACTTACTGCCAAGAGCCAAGGACTATTCACTTAGCACTGGGTCTCTGTATGGCTGGAGCAGCAATGGAACATAAGCTGACCTTTGTCAGATTTACACATTAATGCAGTTTCTCTTCCCTTTGACAATGTCCATTAGCAAGCAACACTATTTGCTGAGCAGGTGGAAAAGAGCAAAGGATTCAACTTCAAAATAGACCTGGAAAAACTGAGTTGTTCTGTCAGCCTCTGAATTATTTcccctcccattccccatttaATTTTGAGAAACTATTCAGTTAAAATTCGTAAAATCTGCTAAAATAAATACCTTAGAATGTCACAGTGTAGTTGCATTACACTTCTCTTTTTAATAGAGCATATAAAATGCAAGTTTACAATAGCTTTAGTAAGCTGTAAATCACTTTTATTCAGTTTAGTTTCTGAGCTATTAATCCCTAATACAGAGGCAGAGTGCTGATTTGCTGGTCTAGGACCTCCCGAGAGCATAGTTCCAATAATCCTGATGACATGGAAAGGAAATGTTACTGAATCACCTGAGTCCCTGCTATTCACATCCCATCACCCCATAACTCAATGTTCACAGAGCTTAAGAGTCTTAAttatcaaggaaaaaatatataataccATTTTGGCTTCAGTGAGCTGCAGTTATGAAAAACAAGTGtgattttttcaaataattgcaGGCAAGTCCCTAATGAGGTTATGTACTTTGTCAGGGGTATTTTGGGTAAGGAACCCCACATGAGGTCCAGTCATAGAGCCCTTTGCTCCAGAGTCAGACTCTGGTGCATCACTAGCAGTGCCAGTGCAAGGAACACAGTGCTCAGCTCGTCAGCAGGACACAAAGAACACACACATCACCACAGccaagtaattttaaagaattttaataCAAACTTAATATAAACTATTTCAGTCCCTCTTAACATgtaagacactgactcaaaatACTTTTATACCTTTTTTCAAGTATTGCACAATGTAGgtacaaaattaatatttacgATTACATTTTCTTCCATAATATATAGCAAAAATCTTTAAACttttaacagaaaatacaatttgtgtttcttttgaaaaaagcaaatatttcgTACATTTTAATTCCACCACTAAGGAATATTCTGTACAcaacttttttactttttttagaaTTGATGTCTTAAAGATGGATATCTTacaatttcagtaaaaaaaatacaacatgaagctgctgcagctgtcaCAGATCACTGTAGTAAAAAGATATAAATGCAATACCATGTTGTAGAAACAATATATATACTCTGATATTTTACAAACTTTGTACTAAATTAAATTATACAATTAGAAAAAGACCAATAAACCCACCTATTAGTGCCaattttttaatacatatacatatatgtctgagcacacatatatatacacatgaaAAAATTAGCCACTTCCTTGCTATATCTTAAATACTGTAAGAGGCCATATTTTTGAGAGTATATTTTTGTAATGTACAGTcagtataaaataattttgtgcttGGTtggcaaatgaaaaaatgaTGCATGTTGTATTTATCTAACCAAGCCTGAATGTATTCATACTAcaagccttaaaaaaaatctcaagaggtgggaaaaaagATACACCCTTGGGTACGTGCACTTCAACTTGTACAATAGTATTTACTTggatttctctttctgtttattttcagttaGCCATAACTGGCTGGAATTGCTGGTTAGAATACTGCATGTTGTTTAAACTAAAATTCAAGCCATCCACAAAAGACTTCTCATTTAAACCTCCATAGGCTGCAAACATATCAAAGGCATTACTGTACTGGAGAGGACTGAGGTTAAGCGGGCTGTCACCAGGAAAGATGCTACTACCTTGACCCTGCACACTGGGGACAACGAACTCCTTTGCGTTAGGAGAGAGAGCAGAAGTcttctgctgttgctgttgctgaCTGCCTAGGCCGAGCCCATAAAGAGAGTgcatggaggaggagagggatttCTGCTTCAACAGGTCATTGACATTCAAGCCAAGGTTGGTGGGAGAGGTGCGGGCGACCTTGTTGCCACGGCCGCTGTTCTTCATTTTGGTTGAGCCAAACTTGGTGGCAGCAAATGTGGCAGTGGTGAAGGTTAAAGGCTGAGTAGACCGGGGCATGAAGGTCGGGCTCACAGCAGCTGAGTGACcaaagggaggagaaggagaactAGACACTGAAGATGCTGGGTCACTAATAGGCATGAACACCTGGGCCTCGGGGTTAAAGCTGTTCTTGATTTCCTTATCCAACTCACATCCATTTTCATTATCATCCACATAAAGCACTTTCACTGGTCCCTTTTCACCGATTTGGTATGAAACCTCAAATGGGTCAATCCAAACACTAAGATCCTGAGGCAAGTTGCCGCGAACATCATCAATGTCCAAACCACTCTCTTTGGATGCTTGTTCTATGACTGGGTCCACTTTCTCCCCTATATGAATACATCTAAACCCTGATCCTTTGTATGGCTTTTCTGGATACCAGTGCCCTTCATACTTCTTTTTCAGAAGTCTTTCAAGCTCTTCACCAAAAATGTTGACACGTCGTCTGGGAAGCTTATTGTACAgatatgaaataataaaattgagTGCTACTTGGATTTCAAGCTGCATagctgctgtgccacagagTTATAAGTCTGTTTCAAAACCCGAAGAAGAAAGTATTCAAGATGCCACAGGGAAACAAAATTTCATTGAAAATGCTGATTCAAGTTGATTATTGTCCTTCACCTTGAGTGCTCTTGTTCctttaagaaaagagaaaagcaaacacatcCAAATAAGAACAGTGTAAGATCAAGTTCCAAGGCCTATTCTTTtagctccattttctgcagaaaataggttactttttaagtgaaaaaatgtGCATCAAACTATTTCTGTTCCTGCCTGCAGAAGGTGAGGATGTCAGCTCCACTCAGTGTGACTTACAAACAACACTAGAGAGGATAGGCATGTGTTTACATATGCAGCATGAGGCACTTCCAAATCACGTGAGCTGCGTGTTTAGTTATTCACAAAGCAGCAAGGATAATTTTAAGACATCACAGAACTGCCAAGAGTGTCAACAGTTCAATTATCAACCTGTATTCAGATGATTTATAGTACTCAGCTGCAAAATTTAGTACCAGACCATTAGTTTAGCCTGAAAAGTCTTAGTCCAAGGGTCATTTATCACTTTAAAGTGACAAAAGTGACTATAACCATAGGCTGCAGAATTATAATAATGTTAACAGTTGCTTTAGATAGTTTCTTACAAATAGCTTAAATGATGCAACATTTAAGTCCAAGCAAATCTCCCTAAACTCTGCGCGAGTGAAATGATGCaaactgagaagaaaatgtCTGCTGTGCACATCCAACAGTTCACACTGAAATGCAGTCAGCACATACATAATAGCTGCCCGTGTGTTCTGTCACAAGGGTGGccaagacagagaaaaaattgtGAACTAATTATCATTCTTCAAATTATTCTCTATTTTCAGATGCAAGATGCAGTTATACACTCAGCTGTATTGCACTGTCTGTAACTCAGATTTCACAAAGTTCCTGGGCTAACCGGGCTTTTGACAGCCTCAAATCAGattgcctttctccttctccatgACTCCATTTTATCTTTAATGTAAGATATGGTTGTCACCACTTCACAAAggacaaaagagaaatttagCTGTCTGAAGTTAGAGAAGGGACGAGAATCAGGCATTAGCACATGAACTGCTAACACAAATCCTGCAGTACCTTGGTGtaaacatacacacacacaccacacaccTTTGTCAAAAGGATCCAATGAAACAAATTATGGGGATCATTTTTGGATCAAGTTAAAAGCCCAAAGAGAATTTCAATTAACTGTGGGCTTTTCTGCACTGCATCACTAAGAACAAAATTTAGCATAGCTGTCACTAAAGATTAGAGAAATCAAAGTTAAAGGATTTTGACATGAACGATGTGACTACAcggcttttttatttcttgcttcaAATAATCTCCTTTTAAAGTCTGGAACCCTATTTCCAAGCTATTCGTGTTCTCCCCAACATGGTATGGGAATAGTTTGAAAGGCTACGTGTATGATAAGGCGACCTTTAAACGTTTGCTGGATCAGCACCGGGTAGGGATAAGGAAAAGATCAAGGGCAAACAGAAGATATTTACAAAAGGGGCACAATCAGTACCGAAAAGCTGATTGGGTGGTTCAACGGGGCATTCAAAAATGATTTATTAATCCATCTGCGCTGTTTCACTTCCCTCATGTCCTTTAAGAAAGGAATGCTCCTTTCAGAGCGCACCAGGCTGACGCTGTAAATTTCTCTTCGCGAAGCAGATCCACGGTACAAAAGTAGCTGATCAAACACACTGGCTTGATCATTTCGAACTTGttctttttatgtatttatggGAAGACGGCAGTATTTCTGGAGGATCCGAGCCCATACGTGGCCCAGTAACAGCGCCCTGGCAGGAGCCTTAAGCAGTGGGAGTTACATAACCAGGCAGTCGGGTCTCATTAGATTTCTGCTCACAGCCCTAGAGCTCCGgcggcagcaggaggaggaagagcatttTCTGAGCCCGTAGGAAAgcgaaggaggaagaggaagggggaTATCTGGAGGGCAGGTGGGGGTTGcagggctcctgccctggcGCACAGTTGGGCAGGTcccgccgggcgctgccggcgctcCCGGAGCGGCCCAGCGCCGATTACTCAGCCGGCACCGCTCCCTCCTCGTCGCGAGTGCGGCCAGGGCGGCACAGGGGGAGCGACCCCTCACAGCCCAGCCGTGCTCTCTCTCCTAGCCCCTTCCCCAAGGAACCCCGGCACCCACCGGGTCCCCCCTCGGCACCCCCGGCACCGCGGGGTGGTGATTGCCTCAGCACACCCCGCCCAGGAGCCGAGAccgggctgtgctgcctcaACCCCCCGCACGCGCTCCCCTGCGCCTTACGGCCGGTACTTACCCAGGGGTGCGGGGGTAGTGCAAACAGTTCCGGCGGGGGTGTGAGGGTGGGGGCTGGCGGCTCAGCACCCGAGCCCCATCTCCGAGCGCCGGCTCCCTCGGCGAGGATGGGAGGGGAGAGGatagagaagaagaagaaaaaaaaaaaaaaaaaaaagggagggggaagggtcgaaaaaaaaaagggggggagggaaggggggggagggcagtgctgctcacaCCCCCACGACGGGCGCGCGCGGCCGCCACAGCTGCAACCCCTCTGCTTATGCTCCGCCGCCTGCCGCGCCCCTACTTATACCCTCCCTTGCCCCGCCCACGGCCGCCCCTCGCCCACGTTCCGCGCGGCCACATCGCCCAAGCCACACCCTCCAGTGACTAGCGTCCGggtggccctgtccccagctgtcgaGGCTCCGCCCCCTGGCCGAGGCGCTCCGCTGCCTCTTCTCCCCCGCCCCCCCACCCGCGGTGCGGCGCGCAGGACCACTCTGACGTCAACGCGCTGCTCGCTTCGCAGGCCCGTTGCGTCACTGCCGACGTCAAACCGTGCCCTTGCGCCCCTCAGCCCCGcggggcagggaaaggggggagCGCTGAACTACATCTCCCATGACCACCGTGGCCGGTGGGGCCCCCGGCAGCAGCGATggcggggctggcaggggccgcTTGCACAGCTGGCACCCTCAAGCTCTGAGTTGATCCCGGCGGGCTCCTTCCTTACGGGGGGTGCAGGACGACCCCTCACATCACCGCCagtaccccccccccccccccccccctttcaCCGCGGCTAAAAATACTCCCCACAGATAGCAACGCCCGGCGATTGGCTGTCTGCCCGAGCGGCCGCCGCTAATTGGCCAGCGGGACGGGGGGGGCGGATCCAGGCCGCGTTTTGGCGGAACGAAGGTGAGCCGTGGTGGGTGCGTAGTGTGTGTCCGTCCGTGGCCCTTAGTGCCGGCGGGCCTAGTGCGAGGTCGGGGGTTCTAGGGGCGTTTGGGATGGAGCGGAGCGGACCCACCCCAGTGTTCCTTAAAACATCTCCGGGTTTGCTCTTAAACACCCCTAGGGGTGTTCAGCGTTGGTGCTGGGGCGGTTTCCCTCACATCGCCAGCAGAACCCGGTTCTGGAGGACAAATTgtaaagggctttttttttggtttttttttttttccttctccgcCTCTTGCTCTGTTTGTATATTAATAAAGCATTTTGGCATAAGCGCTACATGGGCCCCCGGAGAAATTTGGAAATGCCAGTCGGAAGAAATTCCAAGACTTTTAACCCTTTGCAGCTGAGAGTATATATGAAAATGGGAGGAAGTAACCCAAAAGCTGAAATATTAAGGGAAAGAAGAGGGTAATATTTAGGATTTTCCACAGCTTAACATTTCTGATGGAAGGCTTAATTAATTGTAAAACATAGTTTTTATTCAGATGTATCAATGTTGATGCTACTGGGATTGCAGTATTGCAAACAACTTGAAAATCTTGATTAAAACtcaaaatatttacaattttcCCGTGTATTTCTCACCCATTTTTAAGTCTAGAGGGTTGAACATGCTTTCAATGAAAACTGGGTCACTTGCCACTATGCATcccaaatggaaaataaaatgtgaagatTATAACATTTCAATCACTGGCAACTGCGAGACTACTGGGAACTAATGTGGCATCTCCAGGAATCTGAAAGAGTCCTGGGAATTTGTTTTGATCAAAAAGAGACAAAGTGAACCAACTCCCTAAACAGAGAAGGTGAAAAGACAAATAGAGGGGGTTGTTttgtgttggtttggttttgacaTTAGAGCTCGGGAGTCTCCATGGAACAACAAACACACATTGACAGGTGACATCAGCCACCAGTGACGGGTTCAGCTCTcgctgtgctcagttctggggtggcagcagcagatttACCTTTGAAGTGGGAAAAactgcacagtgctgcagaTCAGTGTTTTCAGGTGAGATTTTATAAGGAGCTTTACAAGTCTGGtaactgctgctgagctgctaaAAAAAGCcagattttaaaagcagagacTTTCTTTTAAATGGCTTTAGTGCTACATGAGGAGCATTAGGAACTGAATTAAATGTACAGAGCTAAGATGTTGGTAATCAAGGCAGCCATGGGATCCTTTAAAGATGTAAAAATCGGGATGTGCATTTCTGGGGCTTATGTAAAGGAAGCTTCTCATGCAGTCCATGCTGGAGAAAAATCTGCTGTTAAATGCAACTAGACCAATTTTTAGGtgcctcccaccccaaaccattctatgattctaaatgTTAATGATGGGTCATTGGCCCAGGAATAACTTCTTTTAGTATCAACCCCACTTCCTAGTGTTCCACTGAAAGGTTCAGTTTATCCTTTTTGTCtgaaaaatagcttttaaacTGCAGTGATCACAGTGTGGTCCACATATGGCATGTCAGAGGTAGGTGGCCAAACGGTAGTAGTGTTAAGTTATTAACACCTAAAGCCAGAGTTTAATCCAGGgtcatttttattcttaaaaccTCTACTGGCTTTTTGATCCATAAGGGTCAGAGTAGGGCCTGCAGTGTTTTTCAGCCCTTTTGATTAATGGCAATAACAAAATATCTGCCTCCCTGatagaaaaatctttaaaaatgcaatCAATACAAAATAACTCCAGCAGCAAAATTTTACTCATGTTACCAGTTCTATTCAGCTGGAAGATTaatgttaaaagaaaagaaagactaTATAGTCTCATCTCTCCTGACAGACATTGACAAGTCTTCTTCACAGGAGAGCAAATCTACACAAGTATTTCAGAGCAAGGCAGGAGGCAGGAGTGAGATTAGAAGTAAGAAGACTTTCTTAATCTGTATTAAATAAGAAGGGTTTGATCTAATGCTCTGTTCATAGCCAGATCCTGCCATGCTGGCCATCAACAACTGAACTACAATTTCTACAGTTTGGGTCTCTGCAGAATAATCCCCAAATCTAAGACCTCTGCATTGTAAAACAACTACATTACTGCAAAACCTTGCAGAGACTGCACAGACTTGACGAGCCCTTCTTTTCTGCTAAAAAATCTTAAGTTTGATTCCTGAAATAATAACTATCTCTctttaaaaatctaaattagtattttttattGATCGACACATCCAAATCCAAAATACAGTTTGTTAATCTTAAAAGTTGTTTAAAGCAATTATATATAACCAAGAAAATTTTTGCTAATTATGTCAATAAGGACAAGAATTTGAAAGCTGCATGAAGACAGGCTCAGAATTCCCACCACCCATCCTTTTCATAGAATCCTCTGATAAATGAATGTTGCTGTACAGAATATATAAGATTTGTTCTGATGGTGGACATGAAGCTTTGTATTATGCATTCCCGAATAGAGTGCAGtctcttttttaatattttcctatttgggatcaaatttctccttttaGCATGGGAGCCTGGGCTTTGATCTTGAAAAATTGGAAAGCTTTCCCCATTGTATTCATCCCTCTCAAGCCCAATTTTACCCATTTGCTGATTTTAACATGTGTTCCTTTTCCCCACCATCTATCAGTGTGAGCAACCaggcctggctgctctccagcagatATCTTAACACTGAGTTTGAAATGGGATGTAGATTCTCTTACATTTCACTTTACCAGCAGTGATTTTTCCATAAATACTGATTAGAAAGAGGGTCTGGACATATCAGATGTTGGCCAGTATCAAAAGCTCTCTGACCAC
This DNA window, taken from Molothrus aeneus isolate 106 chromosome 25, BPBGC_Maene_1.0, whole genome shotgun sequence, encodes the following:
- the TOB1 gene encoding protein Tob1, whose amino-acid sequence is MQLEIQVALNFIISYLYNKLPRRRVNIFGEELERLLKKKYEGHWYPEKPYKGSGFRCIHIGEKVDPVIEQASKESGLDIDDVRGNLPQDLSVWIDPFEVSYQIGEKGPVKVLYVDDNENGCELDKEIKNSFNPEAQVFMPISDPASSVSSSPSPPFGHSAAVSPTFMPRSTQPLTFTTATFAATKFGSTKMKNSGRGNKVARTSPTNLGLNVNDLLKQKSLSSSMHSLYGLGLGSQQQQQQKTSALSPNAKEFVVPSVQGQGSSIFPGDSPLNLSPLQYSNAFDMFAAYGGLNEKSFVDGLNFSLNNMQYSNQQFQPVMAN